From Oncorhynchus clarkii lewisi isolate Uvic-CL-2024 chromosome 26, UVic_Ocla_1.0, whole genome shotgun sequence, the proteins below share one genomic window:
- the LOC139384753 gene encoding GDP-fucose transporter 1-like isoform X2, which produces MISIMNRVQLKRSNILRMALAGSDSMEEGKGETFLLKAIKIGGVVVLYWFISITMVFLNNYLLDSKDLDAPLFVTFYQCLVTVGLCYGMHLLSHLCPGVIDFPSVKFDLKVCREVLPLSIVFIGMITFNNLCLKHVGVAFYTVGRSLSTVFNVLLSYVILKQTTSFYAILCCGIILGGFWLGVDQEGVAGSLSWTGVFFGVLASACVSLNAIFTKRVMPAVDGNIWKLSFYNNINACVLFLPLILVFGEVGHLVHFSRLGDPTFWGMMTLGGVFGFAIGYVTGLQIKFTSPLTHNVSGTAKACAQTVIAVVYNQSSKSFLWWTSNLMVLGGSSAYTWVKGMEMKKVHIPQEESKVKLLGGKSDAGV; this is translated from the exons ATGATTTCAATCATGAACAGGGTGCAGTTGAAACGCTCGAATATCTTGAGAATGGCTCTAGCAGGCTCGGACTCCATGGAAGAAGGAAAAGGCGAGACGTTTCTACTTAAAGCCATCAAAATAGGTGGTGTGGTCGTACTTTATTGGTTCATTTCAATAACCATGGTGTTCTTAAATAACTACTTGCTAGACAGTAAAGATTTGGACGCGCCGCTATTTGTGACATTTTACCAGTGCCTTGTGACTGTCGGACTGTGCTATGGCATGCACTTGCTATCCCACTTATGTCCGGGTGTCATCGACTTCCCCTCCGTCAAGTTCGACCTAAAGGTATGCCGGGAGGTTCTACCCCTGTCCATCGTGTTCATTGGAATGATAACCTTCAACAACTTGTGCCTGAAGCATGTAGGGGTGGCCTTCTACACTGTCGGCAGGTCACTCAGCACAGTCTTCAACGTTCTACTCTCCTACGTGATCCTCAAGCAAACGACGTCCTTCTACGCCATCCTGTGTTGTGGAATTATTCTAG GTGGATTCTGGTTGGGTGTGGACCAGGAAGGTGTGGCGGGCTCCCTGTCGTGGACGGGTGTGTTTTTCGGTGTGCTGGCCAGCGCCTGCGTCTCCCTCAACGCCATCTTCACCAAGCGGGTCATGCCGGCGGTAGACGGAAACATCTGGAAGCTCTCCTTCTACAACAACATCAACGCCTGCGTCCTCTTCCTCCCACTCATCCTCGTCTTCGGTGAGGTCGGCCACCTCGTCCATTTCAGCCGCCTGGGTGACCCTACGTTCTGGGGCATGATGACGCTGGGCGGCGTGTTCGGTTTCGCCATCGGCTACGTGACGGGCCTCCAAATCAAGTTCACGAGCCCGCTGACGCACAACGTGTCGGGGACGGCCAAGGCCTGCGCTCAGACGGTCATCGCTGTGGTCTATAACCAGTCCAGTAAAAGTTTCCTGTGGTGGACTAGTAACCTGATGGTCCTTGGTGGGTCTTCTGCCTACACCTGGGTCAAAGGCATGGAGATGAAGAAGGTCCATATTCCCCAGGAGGAGTCCAAAGTGAAACTGCTAGGGGGGAAGAGTGATGCCGGGGTATAG
- the LOC139384753 gene encoding GDP-fucose transporter 1-like isoform X1, which translates to MALAGSDSMEEGKGETFLLKAIKIGGVVVLYWFISITMVFLNNYLLDSKDLDAPLFVTFYQCLVTVGLCYGMHLLSHLCPGVIDFPSVKFDLKVCREVLPLSIVFIGMITFNNLCLKHVGVAFYTVGRSLSTVFNVLLSYVILKQTTSFYAILCCGIILGGFWLGVDQEGVAGSLSWTGVFFGVLASACVSLNAIFTKRVMPAVDGNIWKLSFYNNINACVLFLPLILVFGEVGHLVHFSRLGDPTFWGMMTLGGVFGFAIGYVTGLQIKFTSPLTHNVSGTAKACAQTVIAVVYNQSSKSFLWWTSNLMVLGGSSAYTWVKGMEMKKVHIPQEESKVKLLGGKSDAGV; encoded by the exons ATGGCTCTAGCAGGCTCGGACTCCATGGAAGAAGGAAAAGGCGAGACGTTTCTACTTAAAGCCATCAAAATAGGTGGTGTGGTCGTACTTTATTGGTTCATTTCAATAACCATGGTGTTCTTAAATAACTACTTGCTAGACAGTAAAGATTTGGACGCGCCGCTATTTGTGACATTTTACCAGTGCCTTGTGACTGTCGGACTGTGCTATGGCATGCACTTGCTATCCCACTTATGTCCGGGTGTCATCGACTTCCCCTCCGTCAAGTTCGACCTAAAGGTATGCCGGGAGGTTCTACCCCTGTCCATCGTGTTCATTGGAATGATAACCTTCAACAACTTGTGCCTGAAGCATGTAGGGGTGGCCTTCTACACTGTCGGCAGGTCACTCAGCACAGTCTTCAACGTTCTACTCTCCTACGTGATCCTCAAGCAAACGACGTCCTTCTACGCCATCCTGTGTTGTGGAATTATTCTAG GTGGATTCTGGTTGGGTGTGGACCAGGAAGGTGTGGCGGGCTCCCTGTCGTGGACGGGTGTGTTTTTCGGTGTGCTGGCCAGCGCCTGCGTCTCCCTCAACGCCATCTTCACCAAGCGGGTCATGCCGGCGGTAGACGGAAACATCTGGAAGCTCTCCTTCTACAACAACATCAACGCCTGCGTCCTCTTCCTCCCACTCATCCTCGTCTTCGGTGAGGTCGGCCACCTCGTCCATTTCAGCCGCCTGGGTGACCCTACGTTCTGGGGCATGATGACGCTGGGCGGCGTGTTCGGTTTCGCCATCGGCTACGTGACGGGCCTCCAAATCAAGTTCACGAGCCCGCTGACGCACAACGTGTCGGGGACGGCCAAGGCCTGCGCTCAGACGGTCATCGCTGTGGTCTATAACCAGTCCAGTAAAAGTTTCCTGTGGTGGACTAGTAACCTGATGGTCCTTGGTGGGTCTTCTGCCTACACCTGGGTCAAAGGCATGGAGATGAAGAAGGTCCATATTCCCCAGGAGGAGTCCAAAGTGAAACTGCTAGGGGGGAAGAGTGATGCCGGGGTATAG